Proteins co-encoded in one Methylobacterium sp. WL1 genomic window:
- the wrbA gene encoding NAD(P)H:quinone oxidoreductase — MTDSTPTSTRLLIVYYSRSGSVEALAGAAAEAARDAGADVRVRRAREVADAASMAKVDGWTESAARQNSLYEAPTHEDAEWADAILFGTPCYFGAMATELKNYLDLLGPQWKRGSLAGKVGGAFAAASWPHGGSEVVTLSLYAPMAHLGMVILPTGYTDEVMLEAGSPYGASTIVGSKNQPPRMEDLDAARHQGRRMVAIAGALITAGEMPSRRTDS; from the coding sequence GTGACCGATTCGACTCCCACCTCAACCCGACTGTTGATCGTCTACTACTCACGCAGTGGCAGCGTGGAAGCGCTCGCAGGCGCCGCAGCGGAAGCTGCGCGGGATGCTGGCGCGGACGTGCGTGTACGCAGAGCGCGCGAAGTCGCCGACGCGGCCTCCATGGCGAAAGTCGACGGGTGGACAGAGAGCGCCGCCCGACAAAACAGCCTGTACGAGGCTCCCACGCACGAGGATGCCGAGTGGGCTGATGCAATCCTGTTCGGCACACCCTGCTACTTCGGAGCGATGGCGACCGAACTGAAGAACTACCTCGATCTGCTCGGTCCACAATGGAAACGCGGGTCGTTGGCCGGCAAGGTCGGTGGTGCCTTCGCAGCCGCATCCTGGCCGCATGGTGGATCCGAAGTCGTCACCCTGTCGCTGTATGCCCCGATGGCGCATCTGGGCATGGTCATCCTGCCGACCGGCTACACCGACGAAGTGATGCTCGAAGCGGGATCACCCTACGGCGCGTCTACCATCGTGGGTTCGAAGAATCAGCCACCCCGGATGGAAGACCTCGATGCAGCCCGCCATCAAGGTCGGCGAATGGTGGCGATCGCCGGTGCGTTGATCACGGCTGGCGAGATGCCGAGCCGCCGTACGGACAGCTAG